In the genome of Luteitalea pratensis, the window GCGACAGGCCTCTACTTCGACGTGCGTCATGCCACGGTCGAAGGTGGGCTCGGTGGCTGGCGGGCGGCCGTGCAGATGGCGGCGCCACACCTGCGGATGCTCGCGATCAAGGACTTCTACTGGGAGAAAGGCACCAACGGGCGCTGGCGTGTCGTCGACTGCCCGGTCGGCGACGGCATGGTCGACTGGAAGGCGTTCGGCGCCGAGTTGAGGACAGCGAAGTTCAGCGGTCCGATGTCGCTGCACGTCGAGTACGACCCGGGTGGGCGCACGCCGGTGGAGAAGACCGAACGGATGCTGGAGGCGGCGGTGCGGGACCGCACCCGCCTGGTGGAGCTACTGGGAGGCGTCGCGGCCGGGGCTCGGGAAGGCGCCGGCCGCTGAGGCGCGATTAGCGCTTCTTCCTGGTCTTGACTGCCGTGTCGTCGAACTTGCCGGCCCAGCGGGCGACGCGAGCGATGGCGGCGCCATTGAGACGGTAGCGGCGTTGGCGGCCTTCCTTGCGCACGGCCACGAGGCGTGCCTCGAGGAGCAGGCGCAGATGCTGCGAGATCGCCGGCCGGCTCATGTCGAAGGGCTCGGCCAGTTCGTTGACGGTACGGTCGCCGGTCCGGAGGAGGTCGAGCAGGGCCCGACGCGTCGGATCAGCAATCGCGCGGAAGACGTCGGTCTGGGCTTGCGCGGTCACGATCACACAGTACGGAAGCCGTACACGAAATGTCAACGTGTGCCTTCCTATTCGCGGCAGGAATCCGGCACGCGATTGCTGAGTGACGCGGCACGGCCAGCCGGCCCGAGGCCTGTTGCCGGAAGCGGCAGGCCGCGACCGACTGAACGGTGCCTAATCGGCCCACGAGGCTCGTGCACGACACGGATCGCGTGACACAACATGTTGCGCAGGCAGGGCAGTGGGCTGCCCATCGATAGCATCAGCGTCGCGCGCAACCTGCAGCGCACGCGTCGCGGCCGACAAGAAGAATGCGTACGCCGTTCAGGCGCGACGATAAGCCACCGCCGACGAGTATCGTGATGACATCGTGTCGACACCTCGAGGAGCCGTGATCTGTGTGAAGGCATCGCTGACGTTCGTGAGCGCCTTTCTCGTCCTCGCCGCGGCCGGTGCCGCACGCGCGCAGGCGCCGACGAGCCCTGACGACGGCATCGAGATGCCTGCCGACCGACCGGGGTTCAATGCCCCGGCGTCGGTGGTCGGCGCCGGTGTCGTGCAACTGGAACTCGGGTGGTCGACGTCCCGTTCGCGCGATCGCACGTATGCGAGCGCCGGTCCGCAGCCACTGTTCCGCGTTGGTGTCGCGACGCACGTGGAACTGCAGCTGGCGAGCGTGGGGCTGGCGGCGGCCTGCGTGCTCGACTGCGATTGGCACGGGGCCGACGTCTCCGCCAGCGTGCGAGTCGTGCTGCCGGTCGAGCCGCTCGGCTTCACGCTGGCGGCCACGCCGGGCGTCTCCCTGCCGACGGGTGCGTTCGAGGTCAGCTCGGAGCACGTCGATCCGCTGGTGATCATCCAGGCCGACCACGGGCTCGGCGCGTACCTGGAACTCTCGTACAACTACCTCGTCACCCGCATCCGTGACGACGACCCCGACCGCGCGGTCGTGCGACAGGGGCACGGGTTCTCGCTCGGCGCGACGCTGGGCCGGTGGAGCCCCTTCGTGGGCCTGGCGTGGCGGCCCGAACGCGTGGATGGCCGAGCGCCGTGCCTGGCGCAGGTGGGGACCGGAGTGAGGGTCGCCCGCGACGTACAACTCGATGTCTCGCTCGACCGCGGCCTGAACAGGGTGGAGGAGTCCTGGGGCATCTCGGCAGGGGTGGCATTGCGTCACCGGCCCCGT includes:
- a CDS encoding ArsR/SmtB family transcription factor, which translates into the protein MTAQAQTDVFRAIADPTRRALLDLLRTGDRTVNELAEPFDMSRPAISQHLRLLLEARLVAVRKEGRQRRYRLNGAAIARVARWAGKFDDTAVKTRKKR
- a CDS encoding transporter — its product is MSTPRGAVICVKASLTFVSAFLVLAAAGAARAQAPTSPDDGIEMPADRPGFNAPASVVGAGVVQLELGWSTSRSRDRTYASAGPQPLFRVGVATHVELQLASVGLAAACVLDCDWHGADVSASVRVVLPVEPLGFTLAATPGVSLPTGAFEVSSEHVDPLVIIQADHGLGAYLELSYNYLVTRIRDDDPDRAVVRQGHGFSLGATLGRWSPFVGLAWRPERVDGRAPCLAQVGTGVRVARDVQLDVSLDRGLNRVEESWGISAGVALRHRPR